The following coding sequences lie in one Loxodonta africana isolate mLoxAfr1 chromosome X, mLoxAfr1.hap2, whole genome shotgun sequence genomic window:
- the DUSP21 gene encoding dual specificity protein phosphatase 21 gives MTEPQRPLPPHLHHPSVHGLSRITTSLFISNGTAANNRLLLTSNNITTVINASVEVVNTFFGNIQYVRVPVTDTPSARLFDFFDPIADHIHGVEMRHGCTLLHCVAGVSRSAALCLAYLMKYHGMSLQDAHAWTKSCRPIIRPNNGFWEQLIQYEFKLFSNNSVQMINSSMGMIPDVYEKEAFLMM, from the coding sequence ATGACAGAGCCTCAGCGTCCCCTACCGCCTCATTTACATCATCCTTCGGTCCATGGCCTGTCTCGGATCACCACCAGCCTGTTTATCAGTAATGGTACGGCTGCCAACAACAGGCTGTTGCTGACCAGCAACAACATCACCACAGTCATCAACGCGTCGGTGGAAGTGGTAAACACCTTCTTCGGAAACATCCAGTATGTGCGCGTCCCTGTGACCGACACACCCAGTGCAAGGCTCTTCGACTTCTTTGACCCCATAGCTGACCACATCCACGGCGTGGAGATGAGACATGGCTGCACGTTGCTGCACTGCGTCGCTGGAGTGAGCCGCTCCGCCGCCCTCTGTCTGGCCTACCTCATGAAGTACCACGGCATGTCGCTGCAAGATGCTCACGCCTGGACCAAGTCATGCCGACCCATCATCCGGCCCAACAACGGCTTCTGGGAACAACTGATCCAATATGAGTTCAAGCTGTTTAGTAACAACAGCGTACAGATGATCAACTCGTCGATGGGTATGATCCCTGATGTCTACGAGAAGGAGGCCTTTTTGATGATGTGA